tcagAAAACAAAAGCTGTAAGAtgaaagtgattattatgtaaaacacatttcaatatcatgacatcatttcattattcgtaaaattggttatatgaataaggcacacattaacttctttagatagataaacacatattacatcttttactgcaatactacttctaagcaaaacactttaatcattattaaaaaacatctgtcagggaagaaaacacacacacacacacaaagaacaagcGCAGGAGATTCTGTTCTTCAAGGTTGAGCTGCCATCCCCCCATTAGATTATTCTGTatgcaaccttcatttcattggttaatacacatttatcaaagacaacatcatatctttattacatcaattattcaatgattaatactgattaagtaggaaatatattgcatattttatcctgtgAATATTAAAGCATTAGTTAATACATAGTTATCTGTTTGCTTTTCCTTTTTAAGCCTCTCTCTTTATCTCAACCGTTGCCACCTGCAAATTCCTCACTAATCCAACCACGACCTTGTAACTTTTGCAAACACAGAGGCTGCTTCCTCTCAGTAACTTTCCACTCtctcagacaaacacaaacaatcttTTACTTCAGCATACTATAATGATTATTGAAAACACTTctaaatacaatattaataaaacatatgacaTTAAAATCCCACAGATGTCAGAACAATGATATATAAGAACCCTGAAACAATGAAATAACAACCAGTCGGTAGTGATCCACTCCAAACTTCGAAGAGTGACATCACCTGGACGAACGTTTGTGACTCAAAGACTGAGCACAATATTTCAAATTCGACTGCCAGCCCAGCCATTAATAACTACAGTCAATATTCATCTTGATATTCGTCAACAGACAGTTTTTCACCGtcaataaaagcatctgctccACGAAAGTAAGCTCTCTTCCCCTCTTCTCTCGCCGCCTTTACCTTTGGCCATAGCAACTTCCTCTGTTGTCTTTCTGCAAATGTCAGGTCCTCTGCCAGGCGAATACCTCTTTCCTTAAGTGCATGATGATCCCGCGCAGCTTTCCAGACTTTCTCTCTGTAGGTCCGGAGCGCGAACTGGATGATGACCGGTCTAGGGCGATTACACCAAAAACTGTGACCATCGTATTCTGTGACCCTAGGAGGCGCTGTTGTCGCCGTGCAGTTTAAACCCGCCCACACAGGCGAGTTCGGTACGCAAACAGCGTATAGTCAAACATGTCGGCTAATTCAACACGTGCACATTATCTTGAGCGCGCCCGTGCACGCGAGCCTAGAAAAACGTATGCTGACTTGAGGCGGAGAAACAGACGAGCTGATTAAACCGTACCAAACAGTtagttatttaaataaatatgttattaagtagtgatgggcagtccggctctttccattgATTCGGTTCTTTCGGCTCAAGTtccggctctacattttagtgatggcagtccggctcttttaatagattcggctcttctggctcggctcccttagaagagccggctcccctgcctgcgtctgaagattcggctctgctcgttcgctacaaagaatcagctctgaGAGCCAacgttcgcgaacgacccatcactaatACATAcatgagggtccccttacatggaagtcaccattttgtgccgccatttttctacagaagcccaaacttttttactaagttgtctccgatgatgacacatggttgtccggtggcggctaccgtagcttctctatatgTTTCAAAAacgagaggtgagcagtggactgagccgttggttgtaatttgcaacctcaccactagatggcactaaaatttacacactgcacctttaaaaaagagCCTATAAATCGAGGGTatggggggcctacaaaacctctcagccccagggcctcacattaggttaaggcggccctgaAGGGGACCCtcatgtatgtagataaaaacgtctcattctaaggtaataaaacataactggtcattatgaaaggtctttatacaggGCCGGCCCTGGCCAATTTGCTGCCCTAGGCAAGATTTCACCTGGTGCCCTCTAGAATCACAGAATCACAATTGTGTTCCAATCATTTTGTTCATAAACTTACACAGAAACAAACTGCACAGCTTGGtcttgttttctttattttgaaaatattttggaaaacGCACAcgaacacatacacacaatacCCTGTTActcaggcatttgatcttgacattgttaaaatcttgtcttttattacatgttttaacactgtacatttaacttaaaatatttaattgtgtACAAGAAAACAGCTCTTATTCAGTGGTTAAATTGGCTTTTGTAGGGAGGGGGAGCCCTTATTTACCGTAAATGGTCATCATTCAAAATCGTGCCGTAAAATTACGTAATACTGGAAAAAGAGCCCCTTTGGTGTAAAATACATTAATGTGTAAGGTAAGGTTGAGTAGTTATTCAAACAAAGATAAATACTTTACAATTCACTTACAAGTttgctttaaagctgtgccagaggttgacccaaactttaaaacctgaacttttaAGGGGTGGTTGGGCTTAATGTaattaggaaataaaactagttttaacaaacatgccttactaaaaacattacttgggTGCATCTTTAGGCACGCTGATGTATTGTAAGATATGTCAGAtaagttgttttgagtttggacagctcttacatttattttagtctaggactagtctaatccctgtccgggaaaccgccgccaaattatgcaaatctatgagtctgacaccctataggcatgcatttgttgcacatgtcattatgcacaattgatcaaactttgaaggaagttataagactCAACCTCCTTTACTAAATCTAAGCATAAGATACCCCAAAAGattcaattaacaagaaaaacgaCATACTGAATCAGCATCAATATGTCTTATTAATTACCAATAGCCATATAGAGATTCCCTAAACTGGTCAGCAGTTAGTAAAACAATCACTATATAGTTAGGTTGTAATTgatttgtataatcaaaatacattattttattaaactatacaagtTCAGTGTTATCTATTTAACATATAGgctattgtaatgagatgagtgacatggctataTACTTTAATAATTTGTTTCTAGAtttctattaagttttctcgacgtgtGCACCATTCTTAcatctctatctctcatctctacaaTGTCTAATGTCATGATCCTGTGCAAATGCGCATTCTTGAGGATCTGAGTGAGACGCGGCCTGCGTACCAGTGAAGCGTTTTCAACTACCTTCCTGCAACTTGGACCGCAAAAAAGACGTCTGTGATTTTGGCCGATTCGGACTGGATTAAAATTCTCATGCTATTCCTGAGAtaggagtgtctgtttcatgcgtTTTGGCGTTGCAGAAGATCATGTGCTCTGAATATGCGTGTTTGTAACctaatgtttgatattttgttttaaatgtaaaattattacagaacatgtcatttattaatttgattttaaCAAATCATAATAACTTAAACAAATCATACAAAgtagcctacgtgttttatataactggctgcttataataaacacaaagaaattaagaaataatttattatctttattaattaacattaccatttcAGAGTGAAACAAAATAAGGTTGAGTTTCTTACCTTATAACGTtattgatattacagtggccagtcttaacagtgtatgatattcagctcgtcttgatttaattattttatttcgcagaatgtaaaaaaacataaatctgaatgaatgggactcgagaccttacggcagatcacgttgaGCAAAACACGAAAAATATATTGCgagcaaacacagacatttgcatctgGACGGGATTACATTTATCAAAGGACCTCTGAGTTtggcgaaaaacagtaggtaaattgctctggaatttttacagaggttgcagagaaaaacacagacatgactGGGTAgggccgattcggacgggattaaaaacacagtggacctctgagaagcatgATCCAAAATTACAAAGGTTTAAACGGCATCTTTAATTCAAACGACCCGGCCGACCGCGACCCGAatgtcattaaaaatatttggcCCCAGCCCAAAACCCTGTTGCTGAAGGAGACGGAGCTGAGCTCCGGCAGGGTGTGTTGTGGACCCGAGGAGGCGGAGCTGCGCTCCGGTGAGCTCCGGCCCAATTTAACCACTGCtcttattaatgaattattagtagCATGTTGTAGTGTCTCGGGAGATTGTGCTCATTGTTAAATAGCTTTGTGGCTATACTGTAactgcactgaagcggcagtttaaaatataaacccagaattcagcgaacgtcaagaacaagaaaaaaaaaacaataaggcCAAGACGCGGGATTTAAATTGCGTTGCACGGACCGTGTATGAGTTTTAGTGTTTCTGGACAGAAATACCAACTTTGTCTGGTATTAATAAGCTGCACATTGGAGTGCTGGCTGCTccccgcggtgctgaagacgcgTGATGGCACATATACACAGGTATCTACGTGCAATCTATTGGAAAGCGGAGGAGTCATTAGTTGGGtaagtaaaataacgaaattaCAGCTTTTAAATAGAAGAAAAAAGTTGTTTGTAGagagatattttttttaaagtttaaaagtgcagaAGGGGAAGAAAGCTATACTTTTCCTCTTACGTGCAACCTATCGGAAAGCGCAGATGAGttagttgggttagtaaaataatgaaattatagatacaaaattgtatttatataaagagaaatattgaaataaaaagtgcagaactcttcttaagtggaagtaataaagtaaaataacgaataataattatataataacgaataatagTTTCCAATAGGTAAGgttgcacgtaaatatctgtgctGCCACCAGTACTCCGTCCGAGCGCGTCTTCGGCACCGCGGCCAGCGCTCCAATGCGCAGCTTATTAATAGCAAACAAAGTGATACAAGGGTTGGTGTTTCTGTGCAGAAGCAGTGAAGTTTGGACATGGTCTATGTGGCGTTATGTGGGTTCCGCGTCTCTGTCTGGTTGTTGTttccgttttcttgttcttgacgttcgctgaattctgggtttgTGTTTTGAACTGCCGCTTCGGTGCAGTGTAGCCGCAGAGCTATTTAACAAGCACGATCTTCCGAGATACTATGCTACTAATAATTCTTGCTGTTTTCTtgtgcaaaatatttatattataaaatatataaatatttatagtaaaatgtgtatatacatatacttaaaaaaaattataatttggGCGCACGGACGCCCAAGGGGTCTGCAGCGCCCTTAGCATTTGCCTATTCCGCCTATGCCCAGGGCCGGACCtaacacccctgataatatagttttgtatattattttgcattatgtcaagaaatccttctaaaaatgacacattgcacctttaagtgaaatatctaggtaatctacatcacaaaatgcattagtttctttcaagacatacaacagtgagttttccctctttgacccagaaaacaccataatatcattattaacatatcactgagcccaCTTAAGCATAAACgaaagacactttatttaacaaccacacacagcaacttgtggtgataataaaaccaaaatgtctgAAATTATGTTTAACCAAATGCTcagcacagttttaaaaatataagacgttaaagtttatttaaaaaaaaaaaaatgcattcatgataacaaaagataagtctttatagacagaatcttgttaaatgcattaatgataataacaaaaaataggtctttatagacaaaatcttattttttaatcagtcattttaagtcatttattttgtaggatattgaagatatagtatgcattgtatatagtatttatgcatacataagcatgtaaaacaaacaagcatgaatatgcacaaaacagacaggaaacatacctgtatataagatcttaAGATAATGCgattataaatatgaatggtgctattaggggatgatcatttgagatcGTCTTTTTgctctttactttcttagacttgcacctttaccgttaATTGCGTCTATTTCTCGTCTTTctaaaccaacagatgtgtgtactgataagctaacgtcgcgtcaaactacatcgctccagctgcgccacgtcactgatataaacgcgagtaaacttaaactttataacaactaacaccattatgtgcgggaactccttTCTTTATTTGGCGGAACAGTTTCTTACCCACGGTTGGAaagacttctgcatgccagagtCACAGCTGCacgagcacagagagagcgagcacgcgagcgagagagagagagagagagagagagagagagagagagagagagagagagagagagagagagagaaagacagagagagagagagacctgcacctcactggaattcagaaattactctttcatttgttggtggattatttcccgtttctctgCCACACGCAGTCTAACATGCAGGAATGCAAGTTGACAACACGCAGTTACATTACGCGGTAAGTTAccacggaccaatcagcagacatgtaacgtgcaattagagtgattgacagaaaacctgacaagttacaaaacaaaatgacattttcagctcaTCATGTGGGAGGCCCCTGATCttcggaggcccctgggcttcagcccaggtaagcctgtgcattaaggcggccttgagTGCAATGTATTATTAAATGATTTTGATATAATAATTCACCGTGGAAAGCGGAGGGGGGATTCATTACAATTTGATATATCAAGACTGTGAAACGGTGTGGTCgtcttatttttttcagtaacttATATTCTCAAGTGCAATGAAGTTCGATCGTTAGCCTACAGAAGAGCATTTATTTTGATAGATGTGCCACGTGATAGCTGTCTCTGCTAAACATCGTTGATAAAACAACATTCGTTAAACGATAACCTGGACAATTCACGTGTTATAGTTTCATTTACTTTGGTCAGACCGTCAAACCAATGGCCCGCCTTTACCGCTACAATGCGTGCGCGCTCCCGCGACCGGGGATACATTTCCTTTCAGGGGTAAGTTAGTACCTTGGCACAACACCTGGAAACGATTATTCACGAGGCGCCATAACCGGTAAAAATGCCATCCATCGAATACGACGAGTGAGTTTTTTCTTCTTAGTTTTTCTTTTGTCGTATATTTAATAATAGCGGTTATGTTAATGGTGTGTATTTTACAGCTCAAAGCCCAGCTGGGCCGATCAGGTGGAGGAGGAAGGAGATGAAGGTACGAGGCCTGTTATATCACATCCACGTGTTTACAATATTTAACAATGTCCacagattacagaaagcgaTATATGTCAATCTCTTTATTTATATCGAGTATAGTTGCTGGTAATGATAACAGTCGGTGACAGGACATTAGTTGTTTGCAGACAGCTGGCTTTGTGCTGCGCTTAACGTTACACTCAATATCTCTCAGTTGCGCTATCTCATTTACACTAAATATAAAGTGCGgatattttgtataatatttgacttaaaatacttttttttgcgTCGTGTTgacactatactatactataagtGTGTAACTGTATGTACATTCCGCGATTGGGCacgttttcatatttttataagCATACCACATAAAACATACTGTAGTATTCTTTATTATCTACAGTAGTAAACTATAGTGTAACTTACTATAGTACattttgttaatgtatactGTAGTGTTTTCTAACGTGATTTGAAAGACTGCAATAAATACAATGTACTATGGTAAAGTTCAGAAACACTATAGTATTCAgaaactttacatttatgcatttggcagacacttttattcaaagtgacttgcaAGGGATCCAGTTCCCTGTGTTTGAACCCTTGACTTTTTGGGCTGCTAACACAGGAGAACTACACTCTACTATAGTAAATGCCAATGTAAACTACAGTATCTCTGTCTTTTTTTGTCTATAGGATCACTCCCTTCACCTAAAGAGACTGTCAAAGGCAACATTAAGACCGTCACTGAATACAAGATTGATGAAGATGGCAAGAAGTACAAAGTGAGCAGTGTTTTCTATTCCCAAacggcaaaaaaaataaaaaattttattggccaaatcaaaaaaaaaaaaaaaaaactgtcacgGTACGTGTAAAACCGGATTGTGGAAAATAAAAGGAGAACTCAAACGCAGActcaatacaaaaatataactatttatttacaaaaacagaaacaaaacacccACGATGGGGTAAAACAAGGAATAATCAATaatgtgatgaaacacaaataaactgGGGATATATGAACATGTCACAGGATACATGAACACAGAATCTACCACAAACatcaaacaacgcacgcacaccacacagaaaagacaagggcattataaagacaccacatcaatggggaacaggtgaacataattaatcacttaagacatgattacataagggagtagggtaaaagtgacaagacactgggaatacgtgttacacatacatgatgtgactACACACgcattcccacataaaacactgctgccctggtcctgccctctggataataaccaaggtcaggcaagaccatgacagccacaaaacactgggaacacgtgtcacacagatatgatgtgaacacacgtgttcccacgtacacacactgctgccctgaccttgcccacagaacatagacctgatctacactaaggtctggcaagatcacgacagcaacaagacaccgggaacatgtggaagccacacacagaatgtgatcccacatgtccccacacagaacatgatactgccacggtcctgtcagatgcactcagacctacatctagcacggatgtctgacaggaccatgacaaaaacatataagtacattttgtagaattttcctggccaaaatatttGGAAAAATGCATATAATGTAATATTAGTATGTATAAAAGATAAAATGATAatactattattattagtagtagtagtagtattattattataagattatttttgcttttaaatatatatttaattttaatctttattatgtttacagatttgtaacattgaaatatttattttatatttattatttcacattggaagaaaacatttctaagtatttatataaaaaatataactacttcaaaatatgtattttaaaaatatattataaaatatttaaaaaaacatattggtgaaaaatagaTCTTTGTAAAcatgttttgaaatatatttcagtacatatattttttggccattttttgaaatattttttttttgtgaaattgtTTGGGGAgaatgtgtttattaaccctttatcCTTGTTTGATCAGATTATCAGAACTTTCAAGATTGAGACACGCAAGGCCTCCAAAGCTGTTGCCAGGAGAAAGGTATGGCTTTGATAAAATCTCTTAATATcctttttctattttctttcgGCGGTAAACATGTTGTGTAATTTCCCCACAGAACTGGAAGAAATTTGGCAACTCAGAATTTGACCAACCAGGTCCTAATGTTGCCACGACAACAGTGAGTGATGATGTCTTCATGACCTTCATCTCTAACAAAGAGGTATGATGATGTGAAGAGCATTTCACTAGAAGtgtaattataaaatgtaagtttattttacaaaataaatagaTTGGAAAATGTGATTTCTTTACAGACGGGACCACagaataaaatacattagaatcCTTTCTTATATTAACAATTAAATTTGCATTGCCGATACATGTTAGGCATCTGTCCTGCAGTTGTTCATGATTATGTAGACACACGTTTACTTTAACTGTTTAGTGCTGATTACAAGATATTTCAAGTGTTTCACTTCCTTGTTGTACCAAAGGCAAAAAGTGACCCATCCGACTATTTTACAGGACTTGAATGCTCAAGACCAGGATGAGGATCCCATGAACAAGCTGAAAGGACAGAAGATCGTGTCCTGTCGTATCTGTAAAGGGGATCACTGGACCACCCGCTGTCCGTACAAGGACACGCTTGGTCCTATGCAGAAGGAACTGGCAGAGCAGTTGGGCTTGTCCACAGGAGAGAAAGACAAAACAGCAGGTATGATGACGGAGACCCACAACCGACAGGTGTATTATTCACATTTAATCCAGCAGTAATGTGAGAGTAATCATCTTTAATCATCCAGAGCCTGAGCCCGCTCAGCCCGTCCAGAGCAAGACCGGGAAGTACGTTCCCCCCAGCCTGCGGGACGGAGGCACGCGGAGAGGAGAGTCCATGCAGCCTAACCGCAGAGGTTTGTGATTTGGATTTTGGCAAATGCATGAAGATGGCAAACTATGCTCGGTTCTGAACAGATGGTAATACGTGTTCATGATTTCTTTGCAGCTGATGATAATGCTACAATCCGTGTGACCAACCTGTCCGAGGACACCAGGGAAACAGATCTGCAGGAGCTTTTCAGGCCTTTTGGTTCCATCTCTAGGATCTATCTGGCTAAGGATAAGAACACAGGCCAGTCTAAGGTGAGAGATCAAATGTGACCTTTAGGGTTTTGTGAGCACATTATACATGGAGTAGTGAAGGATGCATGTTGACCCTTAAACAGTCAATTTGAGAATGGAAAAGGAAGCGTATCTTACCTGAAGTTATGTATGTTACTCTGGGTATGAATGTGGATCTTTCATATCTATGTTTTTTGTTCCCCACTTCAGGGCTTTGCTTTCATCAGCTTCCACCGACGTGAGGACGCCGCAAGAGCCATCGCCGGTGTGTCCGGCTTCGGATACGATCATCTTATTCTCAACGTCGAATGGGCCAAGTGAGTCTTCTGGAAAGtgtaaatgatgtataaatgtggttattttctttttctttctaaTCATGTTTTTCTCTTCCTTTTTTAGACCCTCCAACAACTGAAGAGTACAATAAATATTCCAGGAGGTCTTCAAGTGTTCTCCTAATTGTATAAGAAAGTGAtgcaaataaatgcaaattataaaaaattaatttgccTCATCTTAATATTTACACTGGGtctttatttagcttgttttctGTACATGTACTTAAGCTGTTTAAAGAACTAATAAACATAATGTTGAAATTGCAAATAATAGGGAACTAATAATCATCATCTTTAAAATCTGAAAAATCCTTGTATGACTTAAGTTATTTTTTGGGCATTTTTCGCCTTTAATAGACAGACAGTAATGTACAGGAAGGGTCTTAGAACTCGGGTCGCTGAAAGCGGGTCAGGgcactgcccactacaccagcAGCTCTGTCATGCCAGTATGATTTTGCTGAAAGATCTCATAGGTGGTACAATGCATTCACGTCATATTCACCAAAGTATATTGTTATAAAGATGTCATGCATgcacattttgtaatatttagatTTATTACACTACTCGTTGGattgcttgattctgattggccagtcacaaCATTTGCAGGTATGTTATTACCAGATATCAATCGCTCTAAAAATTAATAACGCATGTTAACccagatgctgcaaatcattatGACAGGTACTGTTTAATGTTACACAAAATTACATCTATTTCTTTTAATATATGACATTACATTTACAAGTGATTAaaccaaatgtgtttgtgacatCTGAGCCTAAAACCTAAAGTAAATGGGTTTTCCTTGTGCAAGATACTGTATgagttaataaaatattttaaatcaacATTCACTGGTCCTTACCTTGCTAATGAGGTAAATAGTGGTTATTTAGCCAGTTATATGCCAAGTCCATAAACATTTGAGGTCATATAGACTGTCATCTATATGGACGGTCCATGTTGTAAGAGctatatatttactttgatttatAACTGATAAATAACTTTGCTTTTTATCTTAAACAAGATTCAAGTGAAAGacaataaaatgcatgttaataTCAGATTTTGGGATATGGTACTGCTAGATTTCCCAACTGTAATAGTCAATACAGGCATTGTATGCATACTGTACAAAGCATCCATATTTATATACTGCAGAGAATTAGTATGTTAGTTCTCAGAGCCAATCCTCCATATACTCAAAGTACgcaagtattttaaaaatgtattttaaaataaaataccttAGTTTTAAGTGTATCAAATTTAAACTACAAAATACAGCAGCCACAGCATGTATCAAAATAAACGactgtattttgaaaatactaaAAAGTACTTGTACAATGTAATTTCTTTACAAACCTTTCATCAGTTGTTAGACTTTGATCTATTGCTTCACAATTACATTGATTCTTCTGATTGAGTCATGCAAAAATCTGACATATGCAACCGGTAACGAAGGGCATACTTTGCATTAGCAATACTGACAAACAAGTAATTCATAAAAAGACAACCGATGGCACCTGTATTCGTAGCAGCTAGTTTGTAACTAATTAATCATTTGATTGTTTTCATAAAAACCAAAACTTAACATGAACTGTTAAAAATTATagcaaattatgcaaaaaaaaaaaagatgaatGCGTTTCTTACCTTGACCACCACCTTTCAATTATTTGGTCTGGGCAAACTTCTCACCAGGCACCAATCAGAGGCCGCATTTCTATGATGTCATCATGTAGACTTCTTAcaaagtgttaaaataaaaaaacactaaagtATTTTGATACAAATAGTAAGGCATTTTCATAATCCctatcaaataaatattacaaaatactattttgtatttgaaatacgtATTTGAATTACATGTATCAAAAATACTCAGTTGGTGAGTGACATCATTGTGTCGCGAGAGCCATTCGGAAGGGTAACAAGCAGTCTGATCTCACGATACTTTGTTCAGTTGTCAGTCGGTCTGTGCTGCTCCGCATGCAGTTGACGCGCCTATCGACATGTGTCTTGAAATATCCGTCCGAAGCAGAAAAGACAAAAAGCGCCATGACGGTGAAGTAAAAGATAATAGACATAGAATGTTTTACACTGGTATTCTTACTGCACTGCAAATCTCCAGATTTAGTATTAGTCCagtgtgttttgttaaaaatgtttttacgaatcaaaatctttcaaatgtgttaaaaaaaacattcatgcaAGATGTTGTGTGACTCATTTGATAAAAACCGTACTGAAAAATCCAACTAataccagcataagctggtagctgatatttgctggtttaagctggtgggtcagcggTCTTCAGCCCGACCAGCTAggcttaaaagtgaccaaaacacagctagaccagcttaataagtgaccaaaacatagctagaccagcttaataggtgaccaaaacacagctagaccagctcaccagcttatgctggtcttagctggatttttcagtagggactgCACATGTCTTAAATTTggatgtttaaaaaattaacgTTATTGAGGCATTTTGGTTTGTTTAACACTGGCGTCTTATCATGCCTTACAGTTAAGCAAATTGAATAATCTGTCGAGTTATAGTATTTTGATTGATAGCCATTTTATTCAGAATTTGGTATGATCTTCTACATCTCTTGAAGAATATGTCTGGCAGTAGACCTTGGTTTTAAAGTACTAATGTAACGGATTAAGGGCTTTTCAGGAAACGTGTCAATGTTGTAATTAGGAATTATTTTGATGAGGGTCACAGTAATGTCCATAAGGCACAAACGTACAGGTACTGtataagaaaatacatttcaaGTTAACATTTTCTTCATAGCTACATTAAGAGAAGCAGAGGCGGTGAACGCGCGTGCTGACAGGGCCCCCAGAAGTCCAGGATAAGCTCTGGTAGTTCTAAAAACACCAAACAGGACAAGTACATCGTCCATATCCTTTAAAGCAAGTTCTCCACCT
This window of the Misgurnus anguillicaudatus chromosome 19, ASM2758022v2, whole genome shotgun sequence genome carries:
- the LOC141351012 gene encoding eukaryotic translation initiation factor 3 subunit G codes for the protein MPSIEYDDSKPSWADQVEEEGDEGSLPSPKETVKGNIKTVTEYKIDEDGKKYKIIRTFKIETRKASKAVARRKNWKKFGNSEFDQPGPNVATTTVSDDVFMTFISNKEDLNAQDQDEDPMNKLKGQKIVSCRICKGDHWTTRCPYKDTLGPMQKELAEQLGLSTGEKDKTAEPEPAQPVQSKTGKYVPPSLRDGGTRRGESMQPNRRADDNATIRVTNLSEDTRETDLQELFRPFGSISRIYLAKDKNTGQSKGFAFISFHRREDAARAIAGVSGFGYDHLILNVEWAKPSNN